GCCGCTGCACTTGGACTGAACATCCTGCTGAACGATCCGCCGCGCGCTGAAAAAGAAACTTCCGGCGATTTTACGCCGCTCGAAACACTGCTCGCTGAAGCTGATATTGTTACGCTCCACACGCCGTTAACCGCCGGCGGGAAATGGCCGACGCTGCACCTTGCCGATGAAAAATTTTTCGCTGAAATAAAATCCGGCGCAGTTTTCATTAATGCCGCCCGCGGGAAAATTGTTGATGATGCTGCGCTGCTAAATGCCAGCCGCGCCGGGAAAATTTCTAAAACCGTCCTCGACGTCTGGGATCCGGAACCGCAAATCCCGGCGGAACTGCTCCATATCGCCGCCATCGGCACTCCGCATATCGCCGGACATTCTTTCGAAGGTAAACTCAATGGAACTATGCAGATGTATCAAGCAGTCTGTGGGCATTTCAATATTCCGGCTACCTGGAATCCGGCACCGGTGCTGCCGCCGGTTGACGTACCGGAATTAACGATTGATTCGCGCGGCAAAACAGATTTAGAGGTGATTGCTGAAGCCGTTGCCGGCATTTATGACATTACCAGAGACTGTTTAACTGCCGAAACCGTTTCACAGTTTGACATACTCCGGAAAAACTATCCGGTCCGGCGCGAGCTGAAAAATACCGTCGTGCACCTTTCCGAACATCGACCTGAACTTACCGCGCGGCTAATTGGCGCCGGATTTGGATCGGAGGCGCCGCACCGGCGTTGACTGTGCACGCATCGCGTCCGACAGACGTACTGACTTACCGATATGTAAACAGTTGCTTTACCGAAACATCTTCACCGGTTCTGGCAGAAACCGCCGCCGCAATTTTGTCCTGAATATTTTTGGTTAACCGGCGGCCTTTCCGGCCTTTTTGAACCTGTTTATACGTTAATCCGTTTTTTGATGCCGCAACCAGATCATGGTTTTTTAATCCATGGGCATTCATCCATTCATCCAGCGGCTGCAGCCCGAACTCCATGGTGTTACCGGCGGAATCGGTGCCTGCATCAATTTTATTTTTTCCTGAATTCATTGCAGAAGATCTTTCAGTGTTTTTTGATCGAGATTTTTCATACTGGTGCCGATGATTTCGCCGAATATCGAAATGTTTTTTGTCATACCAAGCTGTTCCGGTCCGGCACCATCATTCATTACAGCATCGACAATGACGCGGGCTGAAATTTTCTCAGGATTGCGCTGCAGAACATAACCGCCGGGATGTTCGGCCGATTCAGTCAGCAGTCCGCAGCCGGAAAGAACGTGAATAACATCATTAATTAAACGGATTGGAATCCGGTTGCTTATGCCGTATGCAGCAGCATTAAAAAGTCCGTCTCCGCGTTCAAATGAGTCCGCAGTGTTTTTCATGATGGCGAATGCCAGGAAAAGCCGTGCGCGCGTGCTGGGTGAAACGGCGAGGCGTTCGCGCGAATAAGTGGTGGCATTCTGAATTGAAAACGAAACCTCGGCACCCATCAGCAGAATCATCCAGGTAATCTGTACCCAGAAAAGGAAGAGCGGAATTGCGGCGAGAGTTCCGTAAATCCGGTTATATTTGCTAACACCGATTCCGAGTTTAATAATTGCCAGCTGAAACAGGATAGCAATCAGTGCGGCGATAAATGCGCCGGTGAGAGCGGCGGAGATTTTAACTTTGGTGTTCGGCAGAAAAACATAAATGACGATGAATGCAAGCGTCATGATCAGAGTCGGCAGAAGTTTCAGTGAAAATGTCATGACGGGGCCCATCCACTCAATTTGTTCTGCGAAGCCCTGCAGTACCGGCACGCCGGCAGATGCAATTCCGATGAGAATCGGCGCAACGACAATCACGACAATATAGTTGCGGATTTTATCAATCAGCGGGCGCGGCGTTTTTACTCCCCAGACCAGATTAAATGTCTCTTCAATCCGGCTAAGCATTTTAATGGCCACCCATAGAAACAGAACTGTACTGATTGATCCCACTGCCCCGGCACTGGCGGATTCCACCGTGGCAAGCAAGTGTTCAATTCCTGAAAGGACTGTATCCGGCAGGCCGTAACCGGTTGCGGTGCGCATAATTTTTTCACTCGCCAGCTCAAAGCCAAAAACTTTTCCAACTGCAAGCACGATCACCAGCAGCGGCACAAGCGCCATAACAAACGTGAAGGTGAGCGCGGAGGCATGGAGCGGACAATTGTCCTCTTTAAACCCGCTGATCACCAGCATAAGAATACGCAGCAGTTTCAATCCGGCCTGTTTGTGCGGCGGCAATATTTCAGCGTCAATGTCCCATAAACCTTCATTTAGAAATTTTTTTAACTTGGCAAATTTTCCGGTGCTCATAACTCCATCCTTTTCATTTGTACGGACTGTAACGGCCGGCGACGCGGAAATAAACCCCAAAAACAGTTTCACTGCCACGGTTTCTGTGGCTTAATTGACATAAGCAGAAAGGATTTTTCATGAGCGATCAGCCATCCAAACTAAGCGATGTAAAAATGGAGCTTAGTAATTTTTACCGCGAAGAAAATTATACCGATTTGAAAACCGGCAGTATCCGCAAGCTTGTACCGGTGAATTCCGACGGCAGGGAAGATACCGCGCGCGCCGCCGTATTCAGCGGTCATACGCAGATCATGACACCGCACGGCCCGATTCCCGTGCAGGGGGCCATTGAAGCGCAAACACTCGCCGAAGCCGTTGAAAAATTTCCAATGGCAATGGAAGCGGCCATGAATACAATGGTTGAAGAAGCGCAGCGTTTCCAGCGCGAACAGGCCAGCAAAATCGTAACGCCGGCAGATCTGCAAAAGGAAAGCGGATTGATAATCTGAGGCAGCAGGCGCTAGGCAATTAGTTTTGTGGAAGCTCGCGAACAGTTTTTTATATTATTACGCGAAGCCGTTACCGGCGGAACGTTCATTCGCTTAACACTGAGTAAAAATGCCGGCGCTGATCCGGCGCTGAAAACAATTATCGTTCGACCGGTTGAACTCAAAGGAACAGCGCAATTCAATTTTGTTTTCCGGTACCGGACGCGCGATATCACCAAAAATTTTCCCGCGCAAGATGCCATCAAACTGATTGAAGAAAACGCCGGCGAGGTTTTTAGAAACATTCACCTGCAAACAAATGCCGGCACTGTACAACTGCTGTTCAGCCGGAAAGGAAAACCGTCGTTTGCATTTAAAGCAAAACAAATCGCCGGAAAAGCTTCCGGCGAACATGACCGGCAGAAAAAACGAATGATTGATCCGGCGCGTCCGTTTTTAAAAGAACTCGGCGTGACGAATGCCGCCGGCAATGTTCTGCCGGCGATGACACGTAAGTGGAAACAGATCAACGCATTTCTTGAAGTCATTGAGCGCGCAATGAAAGAGTCGGATAGGGACAGCAACCCCTTGCTGTCCGAAAATTCCGGCGCGCAAGAGCCTGCGCGCCCTACCTTAAATGTCGCCGATTTCGGCGCCGGCAAAGGTTATTTAACCTTTGCAGTCCACGATTATTTAAATTCGCGCAATATCAAAGCGCATGTCACCGGAATTGAACTGCACGCCGATCTGGTGGATTTTTGCAACGGTGCTGCCGAAAAATTGAATCTGAACCATATTCAATTCCGGCAAGGCGACCTAAACAGTGTTGTACCGGAGACGTTAAACATCATGATTGCACTGCACGCGTGTGATACGGCAACGGACATTGCAATGTA
This genomic window from Kiritimatiellales bacterium contains:
- a CDS encoding 4-phosphoerythronate dehydrogenase, with translation MKTVVAETVMLGAEVFKTIGDVTVIPDREIGPAQIAAADVLIIRSPTRVTRELIANSSLKFIGTATAGFEHIDTAAVEECGIQWSAAPGCNADSVADYITAALFKLNIELAGKTIGIIGVGEVGSRVAKRAAALGLNILLNDPPRAEKETSGDFTPLETLLAEADIVTLHTPLTAGGKWPTLHLADEKFFAEIKSGAVFINAARGKIVDDAALLNASRAGKISKTVLDVWDPEPQIPAELLHIAAIGTPHIAGHSFEGKLNGTMQMYQAVCGHFNIPATWNPAPVLPPVDVPELTIDSRGKTDLEVIAEAVAGIYDITRDCLTAETVSQFDILRKNYPVRRELKNTVVHLSEHRPELTARLIGAGFGSEAPHRR
- a CDS encoding SAM-dependent methyltransferase, coding for MEAREQFFILLREAVTGGTFIRLTLSKNAGADPALKTIIVRPVELKGTAQFNFVFRYRTRDITKNFPAQDAIKLIEENAGEVFRNIHLQTNAGTVQLLFSRKGKPSFAFKAKQIAGKASGEHDRQKKRMIDPARPFLKELGVTNAAGNVLPAMTRKWKQINAFLEVIERAMKESDRDSNPLLSENSGAQEPARPTLNVADFGAGKGYLTFAVHDYLNSRNIKAHVTGIELHADLVDFCNGAAEKLNLNHIQFRQGDLNSVVPETLNIMIALHACDTATDIAMYTGVRTGAEIILCAPCCHKELRPQIKIPAVLKPVLIHGVHLGQEADMITDSMRALCSQPPVIMYKYSSLFHRNIPVKIKCSWL
- a CDS encoding YihY/virulence factor BrkB family protein, yielding MSTGKFAKLKKFLNEGLWDIDAEILPPHKQAGLKLLRILMLVISGFKEDNCPLHASALTFTFVMALVPLLVIVLAVGKVFGFELASEKIMRTATGYGLPDTVLSGIEHLLATVESASAGAVGSISTVLFLWVAIKMLSRIEETFNLVWGVKTPRPLIDKIRNYIVVIVVAPILIGIASAGVPVLQGFAEQIEWMGPVMTFSLKLLPTLIMTLAFIVIYVFLPNTKVKISAALTGAFIAALIAILFQLAIIKLGIGVSKYNRIYGTLAAIPLFLFWVQITWMILLMGAEVSFSIQNATTYSRERLAVSPSTRARLFLAFAIMKNTADSFERGDGLFNAAAYGISNRIPIRLINDVIHVLSGCGLLTESAEHPGGYVLQRNPEKISARVIVDAVMNDGAGPEQLGMTKNISIFGEIIGTSMKNLDQKTLKDLLQ